A genomic segment from Streptomyces sp. NBC_01233 encodes:
- the qcrB gene encoding cytochrome bc1 complex cytochrome b subunit encodes MLLKRTRVRAARGAGRAARRSFHGLDERLPLAEVARTTVRKAFPDHWSFLLGEIALYSLLVLLLTGTWLTFFFQPSMQDTVYAGPYAPLRGLQVSEAYASTLRISFEVRGGLLIRQMHHWAALVFVFAIGAHLLRVFLTGAFRRPREANWVVGVTMLLLALVEGFAGYSLPDDLLSGTGLRTAQGIMLSVPVAGTYLSFLAFGGEYPGQDIVARLYPVHILLVPGLLVGLVSLHLLLVVHLKHTQWAGPGRTGRNVVGQPFFPHYVAKSAGLFFLTAAVLTAVGALAQINPVWAYGPYRTDVVSTGAQPDWYVGFLEGALRLMPGVETRLWGHTLMWNPLVPGVLLPGLLFAGLYAYPFFERWITGSHGERHVCDRPRNRPARTALGIAVLTFYAVLLLAGAQDIAAFITEISVQAITWTLRCAVVLLPPLAFWLTRRLCLALQAGDAEQLVHGTESGEVRESVEGGFEALRVPLPAEQRHVNAVYEVNTPLPRQSAGSASARRTWPARLRDALSRWYYAGRLRSPLSAEDRRRAQDMIAGPDEPVRERADRT; translated from the coding sequence GTGCTGCTGAAGAGGACACGGGTCCGCGCCGCGAGGGGGGCGGGCCGGGCGGCGCGCCGTTCGTTCCACGGATTGGACGAGCGCCTGCCGCTCGCCGAGGTGGCACGGACCACCGTGCGCAAGGCCTTCCCGGACCACTGGTCGTTCCTCCTCGGGGAGATCGCCCTCTACAGCCTGCTCGTCCTGCTCCTGACCGGCACCTGGCTCACCTTCTTCTTCCAGCCGTCGATGCAGGACACCGTCTACGCAGGTCCGTACGCCCCGCTGCGCGGCCTGCAGGTCTCCGAGGCGTACGCGTCCACCCTGCGCATCAGCTTCGAGGTGCGCGGCGGCCTGCTGATCCGCCAGATGCACCACTGGGCGGCGCTGGTGTTCGTGTTCGCGATCGGCGCCCATCTGCTGCGCGTGTTCCTCACGGGCGCGTTCCGCCGGCCGAGGGAGGCGAACTGGGTGGTCGGGGTGACCATGCTGCTGCTGGCACTCGTGGAGGGTTTCGCCGGCTACTCCCTGCCGGACGACCTGCTGTCGGGTACGGGGCTGCGGACCGCCCAGGGGATCATGTTGTCCGTGCCCGTGGCCGGGACGTATCTGTCCTTCCTCGCCTTCGGCGGCGAGTACCCGGGCCAGGACATCGTGGCGCGCCTGTATCCCGTCCACATCCTCCTCGTACCCGGCCTGCTCGTGGGGCTGGTCTCCCTGCACCTGCTGCTGGTGGTGCACCTGAAGCACACTCAGTGGGCGGGTCCCGGCCGCACCGGCCGCAACGTCGTGGGCCAGCCGTTCTTCCCGCACTACGTTGCGAAGTCCGCCGGGCTGTTCTTCCTGACCGCCGCCGTCCTCACCGCCGTCGGCGCGCTCGCCCAGATCAACCCGGTCTGGGCGTACGGCCCTTACCGGACGGACGTGGTGTCCACGGGTGCGCAGCCTGACTGGTACGTCGGCTTCCTGGAGGGTGCGCTGCGCCTGATGCCCGGGGTCGAGACCCGGCTGTGGGGGCACACGCTCATGTGGAATCCGCTGGTGCCCGGCGTTCTGCTTCCCGGTCTGCTGTTCGCCGGTCTGTACGCGTACCCGTTCTTCGAGCGTTGGATCACCGGCAGCCACGGCGAGCGCCATGTGTGCGACCGGCCCCGGAACCGTCCCGCCCGGACTGCCCTGGGTATCGCCGTCCTCACCTTCTACGCCGTGCTGCTGCTGGCCGGTGCTCAGGACATCGCCGCCTTCATCACCGAGATTTCGGTACAGGCCATCACCTGGACCCTGCGCTGCGCGGTCGTGCTCCTGCCTCCTCTCGCGTTCTGGCTCACCCGGCGCCTGTGCCTCGCGCTTCAGGCCGGCGATGCCGAGCAGCTGGTGCACGGGACGGAGAGCGGCGAGGTGCGCGAGAGCGTGGAAGGCGGCTTCGAGGCCCTGCGCGTACCGCTGCCCGCCGAGCAGCGCCACGTCAACGCCGTGTACGAGGTGAACACCCCGCTGCCCCGCCAGTCGGCCGGATCTGCCTCGGCGCGGAGGACGTGGCCGGCCCGTCTGCGCGATGCCCTCAGCCGCTGGTACTACGCGGGCCGCTTGCGGTCCCCGCTCAGCGCGGAGGACCGCCGGCGGGCACAGGACATGATCGCCGGACCGGACGAGCCCGTCCGGGAACGCGCGGACCGGACCTGA
- a CDS encoding metal-sensitive transcriptional regulator produces the protein MKVDDEAVSSVLNRLRRAQGQLAGVIAMIEAGRDCKDVVTQLAAVSKALDRAGFKIVASGMRQCMNSADESQAPMTEAELEKLFLTLA, from the coding sequence GTGAAGGTCGACGACGAGGCGGTCAGCTCAGTCCTCAACCGACTGCGCCGAGCCCAGGGGCAGCTCGCCGGTGTCATCGCCATGATCGAAGCCGGGCGGGACTGCAAGGACGTCGTCACCCAGCTCGCCGCCGTCTCCAAGGCACTCGACCGTGCCGGCTTCAAAATCGTCGCCAGTGGCATGCGCCAGTGCATGAACAGCGCCGACGAGAGCCAGGCCCCCATGACCGAGGCAGAACTCGAAAAGCTCTTCCTCACCCTGGCCTGA
- a CDS encoding rhodanese-like domain-containing protein, which produces MSTPHALSSEQALTRLHELTVLDVRTPGEYATGHLPGALNIPLDQISRALPAIHHAADRGDILVVCASGARSDSACKTLAEHGTDTATLAGGTGAWAAAGHDLHHPEQGSRTTWGIERQVRLTAGALVLAGLGLGLLHPAFQLVSAAVAGGLAFSALTNSCGMAAVLAKLPHNRPRHGDLDATLAALLDH; this is translated from the coding sequence ATGAGCACTCCCCACGCCCTCAGCTCCGAACAGGCCCTCACCCGCCTGCACGAGCTCACCGTCCTCGACGTCCGCACCCCGGGCGAATACGCCACAGGCCACCTGCCCGGCGCCCTGAACATCCCCCTCGATCAGATCTCGCGTGCCCTCCCCGCCATCCACCACGCCGCCGACCGCGGCGACATCCTGGTGGTCTGCGCCTCCGGAGCACGCTCCGACAGCGCCTGCAAGACGCTCGCCGAGCACGGAACCGACACCGCCACCCTCGCCGGGGGCACCGGCGCCTGGGCCGCCGCGGGCCATGACCTCCACCACCCCGAGCAAGGCTCGCGCACTACGTGGGGCATAGAACGCCAGGTCCGCCTGACCGCCGGCGCTCTCGTCCTGGCAGGCCTCGGGCTCGGCTTGCTCCACCCCGCCTTCCAGCTCGTCTCCGCCGCCGTCGCCGGCGGACTGGCCTTCTCCGCCCTCACCAACAGCTGCGGCATGGCAGCCGTCCTCGCCAAACTCCCCCACAACCGGCCGCGGCATGGCGACCTCGATGCCACACTGGCAGCCCTCCTCGACCACTGA
- a CDS encoding sulfite exporter TauE/SafE family protein, whose product MSMLVLALVAGAVVGLALGALGGGGSVLAVPALIYLLGFTPAAATTASLVIVTATSATALYTHATSGNVCWRTGSLFAAAGIPPAMAVAALAARLPGQLLTAAFAAVAGLAALRMLKSPAPQNEVRPVRPGRAAGAGAGLGAVTGFLGVGGGFLAVPALVGVLGLRMRAAIGTSLLVITVNSLAALTVRTGGAGPLDWAVVAPFTGAAILAAWDGKRLSASIKGPALQRVFAVVLLSVAAFMLTDAIR is encoded by the coding sequence GTGAGCATGCTCGTCCTCGCCCTGGTCGCAGGAGCCGTCGTCGGCCTGGCACTCGGCGCCCTCGGGGGCGGTGGCAGCGTGCTCGCGGTCCCGGCACTGATCTACCTGCTCGGCTTCACCCCGGCCGCCGCCACCACCGCGTCGCTCGTCATCGTCACCGCCACTTCCGCCACTGCCCTTTACACCCACGCCACCTCCGGCAACGTCTGCTGGAGAACCGGCTCCCTCTTCGCAGCCGCCGGCATCCCTCCCGCCATGGCGGTAGCCGCCCTCGCCGCACGACTGCCCGGACAGCTGCTCACCGCCGCGTTCGCAGCCGTCGCGGGTCTCGCGGCCCTGCGCATGCTCAAGTCCCCCGCACCCCAGAACGAGGTCCGCCCGGTCCGCCCCGGACGCGCCGCCGGAGCCGGCGCGGGCCTGGGGGCGGTCACCGGATTCCTGGGCGTCGGCGGCGGATTCCTCGCCGTCCCCGCCCTGGTAGGAGTGCTGGGTCTGAGGATGCGGGCGGCCATCGGGACCAGCCTGCTCGTCATCACCGTCAACTCGCTCGCCGCACTCACCGTCCGTACCGGCGGGGCCGGGCCTCTGGACTGGGCAGTCGTCGCGCCCTTCACCGGGGCGGCGATCCTCGCCGCCTGGGACGGAAAGCGCCTGTCCGCCTCGATCAAGGGCCCGGCCCTGCAACGCGTCTTCGCTGTCGTGCTGCTGTCCGTCGCGGCCTTCATGCTCACCGACGCGATCCGCTGA
- a CDS encoding rhodanese-like domain-containing protein has product MFLFRRGPARVTPADAHQRARDEGAVLLDVRERAEWTAGHAPGAVHAPLSALLAGAGLPPAAQGRPLMVICRSGHRSQRAARILTERGAEAVDVKGGMNAWAAAGLPVVDGHGSSGSIA; this is encoded by the coding sequence ATGTTCCTCTTCCGGCGCGGCCCCGCCCGCGTGACTCCAGCCGATGCCCATCAGCGCGCCCGAGACGAGGGCGCCGTCCTGCTCGACGTACGCGAGCGGGCGGAATGGACCGCCGGGCACGCACCCGGCGCCGTGCACGCCCCGCTCTCCGCCCTGCTGGCCGGCGCCGGCCTGCCCCCGGCCGCCCAAGGGCGGCCGCTGATGGTGATCTGCCGCTCCGGACACCGGTCCCAGCGGGCCGCGAGAATCCTGACCGAACGCGGAGCCGAGGCCGTCGACGTCAAGGGCGGCATGAACGCCTGGGCCGCGGCGGGACTGCCGGTCGTCGACGGCCACGGAAGCAGCGGCTCGATAGCGTGA
- a CDS encoding rhodanese-like domain-containing protein, translated as MFFIDTLELEGLGNRSYLAGGAHTAVAVDPPRDVDQVLAVAARRGVRISHVVETHVHNDYVTGGLDLARLTGAAYLVPAAARVSFDRTPVHDGDTFAVDDGITLRALATPGHTPHHTSYVLEERGAAVAVFTGGSLLIGTVGRPDLVEPRLTEELARAQHASAQRLAAELPDETEVLPTHGFGSFCSFAQADGDVTTIGKEKAGNDALVQDVDAFVAGLLAGLDDVPAYYVHMGPANAAGPAPVDLTAPPLADAADIAARLAAGEWVVDLRNRIAFARGHVAGSFNFEADGKIATYLAWLIPWGKPVTLLAQSPEQLAKAQRELARVGIDRPAAAATGEPAEWISANQGLRSFPRATFADLAALDPYEHRIVLDVRRDSERADGWIKDSVHIPIHQLHRRQRELPAGVVWVHCAGGMRAGIAASLLDAAGRDVVAVDDSFDAARSTGLPMITGPRSDS; from the coding sequence GTGTTCTTCATCGACACCCTTGAACTGGAAGGGCTCGGCAACCGCAGCTACCTGGCGGGCGGTGCCCACACGGCCGTGGCGGTGGATCCGCCGCGCGACGTCGACCAGGTGCTCGCCGTTGCGGCACGGCGCGGGGTACGGATCTCCCACGTCGTGGAGACGCACGTCCACAACGACTACGTCACCGGCGGCCTGGACCTGGCCCGCCTCACCGGCGCGGCCTACCTGGTGCCCGCCGCGGCCCGGGTGTCCTTCGACCGCACCCCCGTCCACGACGGCGACACCTTCGCCGTGGACGACGGCATCACGCTGCGGGCCCTGGCCACCCCCGGCCACACCCCGCACCACACCTCCTACGTTCTGGAGGAGCGGGGTGCGGCCGTCGCCGTGTTCACCGGGGGTTCCCTGCTGATCGGTACGGTGGGGCGGCCCGACCTGGTCGAACCGCGGCTGACCGAGGAGCTGGCCCGCGCCCAGCACGCTTCCGCGCAGCGGCTGGCCGCCGAGCTTCCGGACGAGACGGAGGTCCTGCCCACCCACGGGTTCGGCAGCTTCTGCTCCTTCGCCCAGGCCGACGGGGACGTCACCACCATCGGCAAGGAGAAGGCGGGCAACGACGCCCTCGTCCAAGACGTCGACGCCTTCGTCGCCGGCCTGCTGGCCGGGCTCGACGACGTACCCGCCTACTACGTCCACATGGGCCCGGCCAACGCCGCGGGTCCGGCTCCGGTCGACCTCACCGCACCTCCCTTGGCGGACGCCGCCGACATCGCCGCCCGCCTGGCGGCCGGGGAGTGGGTGGTCGACCTGCGCAACCGCATCGCGTTCGCCCGGGGGCACGTAGCCGGATCGTTCAACTTCGAGGCCGACGGGAAGATCGCGACCTACCTCGCGTGGTTGATCCCCTGGGGCAAGCCCGTCACGCTCCTCGCGCAATCCCCCGAGCAGCTGGCGAAGGCTCAGCGGGAACTGGCCCGGGTCGGGATCGACCGCCCGGCCGCCGCTGCCACCGGAGAGCCTGCCGAGTGGATCTCCGCGAACCAAGGGCTGCGGAGCTTCCCGCGGGCCACGTTCGCCGACCTCGCCGCCCTGGACCCCTACGAGCACCGGATCGTGCTGGACGTACGGCGGGACTCGGAACGCGCGGACGGCTGGATCAAGGACTCGGTGCACATCCCGATCCACCAGCTCCACCGACGCCAGCGCGAGCTGCCGGCCGGAGTGGTGTGGGTCCACTGCGCGGGCGGAATGCGCGCGGGGATCGCCGCCTCCCTGCTCGACGCCGCCGGACGCGATGTCGTGGCCGTCGACGACTCCTTCGACGCCGCCCGGAGCACGGGCCTCCCGATGATCACCGGACCCCGTTCCGACAGCTGA
- a CDS encoding ABC transporter ATP-binding protein, protein MGAMDAIELRGLTKRYGAVVGVEELTLGIGPGEVFGFLGPNGAGKTTTLRCLTGLLRPTAGHVRVLGMDPLADHRRVARELGYLPGELRLYPELTGAQTLDLLCSLQGRPCTRRAELCERLGLTPAVLRRTVGGYSRGMKQKLGLVQALQHDPRLVVLDEPTEGLDPLVQETFFELMEQAAADGRTVLLSSHVLPEVQRACGRVAIVRDGRLVTVESVAALREARARRIRLTFGDGKGARVLGRAEQWVPRWEGDRVELLVPPSEVVGALRELLALGVADAIVEEAGLDEAFLDLYRNGKTEGAAP, encoded by the coding sequence ATGGGCGCCATGGACGCGATCGAGCTCAGAGGACTGACCAAGCGGTACGGGGCAGTGGTCGGGGTGGAGGAACTCACACTCGGCATCGGTCCGGGCGAGGTGTTCGGCTTCCTCGGGCCGAACGGGGCGGGCAAGACCACCACCCTCAGATGCCTGACCGGCTTGCTGCGCCCGACGGCCGGGCACGTGCGGGTGCTGGGGATGGACCCGCTCGCCGATCACCGCCGGGTGGCTCGGGAACTCGGCTATCTCCCGGGTGAGCTGCGGCTGTACCCGGAGCTCACCGGGGCCCAGACCCTCGACCTGCTGTGTTCCCTCCAGGGTCGGCCCTGCACACGGCGAGCCGAGCTGTGCGAGCGGCTGGGACTGACGCCCGCGGTCCTGCGGCGCACGGTCGGCGGGTACTCGCGCGGTATGAAACAGAAGCTGGGCCTGGTGCAGGCGCTGCAGCACGATCCCCGGCTCGTGGTGCTGGACGAGCCGACCGAGGGGCTGGACCCTCTGGTGCAGGAGACGTTCTTCGAGCTGATGGAGCAGGCAGCCGCCGACGGCCGCACCGTGCTGTTGTCCAGCCATGTGCTCCCGGAGGTGCAGCGGGCCTGCGGACGCGTGGCGATCGTCCGGGACGGGCGCCTGGTGACGGTGGAGAGCGTGGCCGCCCTGCGGGAGGCGCGTGCGCGGCGGATCCGCCTGACTTTCGGTGACGGGAAGGGGGCACGCGTTTTGGGGCGCGCGGAGCAGTGGGTGCCCCGCTGGGAAGGCGACCGGGTCGAGCTGCTCGTACCCCCGAGCGAGGTGGTGGGGGCACTGCGCGAGCTGCTGGCCCTGGGGGTGGCCGACGCCATCGTGGAGGAGGCGGGTCTGGACGAGGCGTTCCTGGATCTGTACCGCAACGGCAAGACGGAGGGGGCGGCGCCGTGA
- a CDS encoding ABC transporter permease subunit, whose amino-acid sequence MKTRWPLLWLALHRRRRMLMALVVGMVVFEALIVVVANTIAPGQLFSAGGKGPPSAYRAFSGSGGDVSIASYPGLLGAGLVHPFWIAMQLTAIGALAAAAVAADVESGTIELIMVRPVSRNRLLAERTAAVVIAALALNAAATLTVAAGVWLSPDIHRDVPLSGVFAAGLMGCGFALCLAGPALAVSAWGSRRAQVIGATIAIGAVGFAVNFIALAWSKAAPLRFISPFHYYTPGDALAQGHVLWPQLGVLVGVGAVGLILGHALLMKRDLAP is encoded by the coding sequence GTGAAGACGCGGTGGCCCCTGCTGTGGCTGGCACTGCACCGGCGCCGGCGGATGCTGATGGCCCTGGTGGTGGGGATGGTCGTCTTCGAGGCGCTGATCGTGGTGGTGGCGAACACGATCGCGCCGGGCCAGCTGTTCTCGGCGGGCGGGAAGGGCCCGCCGTCGGCGTACCGGGCGTTCAGCGGGTCGGGCGGGGACGTCTCGATCGCGAGCTATCCCGGGCTGCTCGGGGCCGGACTGGTGCATCCGTTCTGGATCGCCATGCAGCTGACCGCGATCGGGGCGCTGGCCGCGGCCGCGGTGGCGGCCGACGTGGAATCCGGGACGATCGAGCTGATCATGGTGCGCCCCGTGAGCCGCAACCGGCTGCTCGCGGAGCGGACGGCCGCCGTGGTGATCGCCGCCCTCGCTCTGAACGCCGCGGCGACGCTGACGGTGGCGGCGGGCGTCTGGCTGTCGCCGGACATCCACCGGGACGTGCCGCTCAGCGGTGTGTTCGCCGCCGGGCTGATGGGGTGCGGCTTCGCGCTGTGCCTGGCCGGACCGGCTCTGGCCGTGTCCGCATGGGGGAGCCGACGCGCCCAGGTGATCGGTGCGACGATCGCGATCGGGGCGGTCGGCTTCGCGGTGAACTTCATCGCGCTGGCCTGGTCGAAGGCGGCGCCGCTGCGGTTCATCAGTCCCTTCCACTACTACACGCCGGGTGACGCACTGGCGCAGGGCCACGTGCTGTGGCCGCAGTTGGGCGTTCTGGTCGGGGTCGGAGCGGTGGGGCTCATCCTGGGCCACGCGTTGCTGATGAAGCGGGACCTGGCCCCGTAG
- a CDS encoding CBS domain-containing protein has translation MTSTPYTVNDVMTKTVVTVTPAAEFKEIATAMERWKVTAVPVIEGEAHVVGVVSEADLLTKEEFHEHGPSLIEQMRRLGDTAKAGSVRAEQLMTSPAVTIRPDATLPQAARLMADRRIKRLPVVDADGTLLGIVSRADLLKVFLRSDDDLTAEVRREVVERLFPLSQHDITVEVTHGVVTLRGRTRDPHLIPVATRLARAVEGVVGVHSRLEGPASP, from the coding sequence ATGACCTCCACCCCGTACACCGTCAACGACGTCATGACGAAGACCGTCGTCACCGTCACGCCCGCCGCCGAATTCAAGGAGATCGCCACCGCGATGGAGCGCTGGAAGGTCACCGCGGTCCCGGTCATCGAAGGCGAAGCGCATGTCGTCGGCGTCGTCTCCGAGGCCGACCTCCTCACCAAGGAGGAGTTCCACGAACACGGACCGAGCCTCATCGAGCAGATGCGCCGCCTCGGCGACACCGCGAAGGCCGGATCGGTCCGCGCCGAGCAGCTGATGACAAGCCCGGCCGTCACCATCCGCCCCGACGCCACGCTCCCCCAGGCTGCCCGGCTGATGGCCGACCGCCGCATCAAGCGTCTCCCGGTCGTGGATGCCGACGGCACTCTCCTCGGCATCGTCAGCCGCGCCGACCTCCTGAAGGTCTTCCTTCGCTCCGACGACGACCTGACCGCCGAAGTCCGCCGCGAGGTCGTCGAGCGGCTCTTCCCGCTCTCGCAACATGACATCACGGTTGAGGTGACGCACGGCGTCGTCACGCTGAGGGGCAGGACCCGCGACCCTCACCTCATCCCCGTGGCCACTCGCCTCGCCCGGGCTGTCGAAGGCGTGGTCGGTGTGCACTCCCGACTCGAAGGCCCCGCATCCCCCTGA
- a CDS encoding cyclic nucleotide-binding domain-containing protein: MNTLLGEREPEAREALLAHAHRVDIPAGTRIFQERQRADRFWIIENGTVDLDLHVPGHKAAVIDTLGSGELLGWSWMVPPCAWHLGAVTTHPVRALEFDAGAVRKLCDENPAVGRCLSAAVAAVIARRLDSARTRILDLFAPHHSDMPLAYAR, encoded by the coding sequence ATGAACACTCTCCTGGGCGAGAGGGAACCCGAAGCGCGTGAGGCCCTGCTCGCCCACGCCCACCGCGTGGACATCCCCGCCGGAACCCGCATCTTCCAGGAACGACAACGGGCCGACCGCTTCTGGATCATCGAGAACGGCACGGTCGACCTCGACCTGCACGTCCCCGGGCACAAGGCCGCCGTCATCGACACCCTCGGTTCGGGAGAGCTCCTCGGCTGGTCCTGGATGGTCCCGCCCTGCGCCTGGCACCTGGGCGCCGTCACCACCCACCCCGTCCGCGCACTCGAATTCGACGCAGGGGCCGTACGGAAGCTCTGCGACGAGAACCCCGCCGTGGGCCGTTGCCTATCGGCCGCTGTGGCCGCAGTCATCGCCCGGCGGCTCGACTCGGCCCGCACCCGGATCCTCGACCTGTTCGCACCCCACCACAGCGACATGCCCCTCGCCTACGCCCGCTGA
- a CDS encoding MBL fold metallo-hydrolase: protein MSETAPRPAATSPRPALLRLLGAVRTVTGSKFLIESDHARILVDCGLFQGFADLRRRNWKKPGFDASDLRAVVLTHAHLDHCGYLPRLVRHGFRGPILSTAPTARLVEIVLRDSARLQMEAAEHANSHGWSKHRPAKPLYDDTDVENTLKFFDPVEVGSEIEIMAGTKLRLHHGGHILGSAWAHLTLEDGHTLAVSGDLGRPGHPLLLPPEPFSGADVLLMESTYGDRRHDHETARREFAAVITRTLSRGGTVVIPAFAIDRTEVVLHELAELRRDGTLPRRVPVYVDSPMALAALDVYRDALRSRSPELRPEVLAQGEAAFSPEPFLAARTVQESIAINSTTGPAVIVSSAGMATGGRVLHHLHRLLPDPRNAVVVVGFAAAGTRARDLVDGARTLKMFGEYIPVRAEVADVPHFSAHADADQIIDWLRAAPAPHTTYLVHGEETAAETLRDRIDRELGWTAVVPKPGEAVLVR, encoded by the coding sequence ATGTCCGAGACAGCCCCGCGCCCCGCTGCCACCTCGCCCAGACCCGCACTCCTGCGGCTGCTCGGTGCAGTACGCACGGTCACCGGCAGCAAGTTCCTCATCGAGAGCGACCACGCCCGCATCCTGGTCGACTGCGGGCTCTTCCAGGGTTTCGCGGACCTGCGCCGTCGCAACTGGAAGAAGCCCGGCTTCGATGCCTCCGACCTCCGCGCCGTGGTCCTCACCCATGCTCACCTGGACCACTGCGGCTATCTGCCGCGCCTGGTCCGGCACGGCTTCCGCGGTCCGATCCTGAGCACCGCCCCGACCGCCCGGCTCGTCGAGATCGTGCTCCGTGACAGCGCCCGCCTCCAGATGGAGGCAGCCGAGCACGCCAACAGCCACGGCTGGTCCAAGCACCGCCCGGCCAAGCCGCTCTACGACGACACGGACGTCGAGAACACGCTGAAGTTCTTCGACCCGGTCGAAGTCGGGAGCGAGATCGAGATCATGGCCGGAACGAAGCTGAGGCTGCACCACGGCGGGCACATCCTCGGCTCCGCCTGGGCCCACCTCACGCTGGAGGACGGCCACACCCTGGCCGTCAGTGGCGACCTCGGCCGCCCCGGGCACCCCCTGCTGCTGCCCCCGGAGCCGTTCTCCGGCGCCGACGTGCTGCTGATGGAGTCCACCTACGGCGACCGCCGCCACGACCACGAGACGGCGCGGCGCGAGTTCGCTGCCGTGATCACCCGAACACTGTCGCGTGGCGGAACCGTGGTCATCCCGGCGTTCGCGATCGACCGGACCGAGGTCGTCCTGCACGAGCTGGCCGAACTGCGCCGCGACGGCACGCTGCCCCGGCGCGTACCCGTCTACGTGGACAGCCCCATGGCCCTGGCCGCCCTGGACGTCTACCGGGACGCCCTGCGCTCCCGTTCTCCTGAGCTGCGGCCCGAGGTCCTGGCCCAGGGCGAGGCGGCGTTCAGCCCGGAGCCTTTCCTGGCCGCTCGCACCGTCCAGGAATCGATCGCCATCAACAGCACCACAGGCCCCGCGGTCATCGTCTCCTCCGCCGGCATGGCCACCGGTGGCCGGGTCCTGCACCACCTCCACCGGCTCTTGCCCGACCCTCGCAACGCCGTCGTCGTCGTCGGCTTCGCCGCCGCAGGCACCCGGGCCCGCGACCTCGTCGACGGCGCCCGCACCCTCAAGATGTTCGGCGAGTACATCCCCGTACGTGCCGAGGTGGCCGACGTACCCCACTTCTCCGCCCACGCCGACGCCGACCAGATCATCGACTGGCTGCGCGCCGCCCCCGCCCCGCACACCACCTACCTGGTCCACGGCGAGGAGACCGCCGCCGAGACCCTACGGGACCGCATCGACCGCGAGCTGGGCTGGACGGCCGTCGTACCCAAGCCCGGGGAGGCCGTCCTGGTCCGCTGA
- a CDS encoding helix-turn-helix domain-containing protein, producing MSRIQHGPGAAEAPAGRTDLGRRIAARREELGLTRDQLGERCGADGAYITYLEEHAAAPAIGSLLRLADALETTTSELSGATTEYPPGRGTAVVSAELVELSEGECRRLLSTHGVGRIAVFTPDGPAIFLVNYVVAGRDIAFRTSGDAVLARATGTEVAFEVDHIDDVTRLGWSVMAVGEAEGVTDAKELARLDAVAYSLPWAGGPRTHWMKVTATRITGRRVIRQ from the coding sequence ATGAGCAGAATCCAACACGGACCGGGCGCCGCAGAGGCGCCTGCCGGGCGCACCGACCTTGGCCGGCGGATCGCCGCTCGCCGCGAGGAACTCGGCCTCACCAGGGACCAACTGGGTGAGCGCTGCGGGGCTGACGGCGCGTACATCACCTACTTGGAGGAACACGCCGCTGCACCGGCGATCGGATCCCTCCTGCGGCTCGCGGACGCGCTGGAGACGACCACCTCGGAACTCTCCGGCGCGACGACTGAGTATCCGCCCGGCAGAGGAACGGCCGTGGTGAGCGCCGAGCTGGTCGAGTTGTCCGAAGGCGAGTGCCGGCGGCTGCTGTCCACGCACGGTGTCGGCAGGATCGCCGTCTTCACCCCGGACGGTCCGGCGATCTTCCTGGTCAACTACGTGGTGGCGGGCCGCGACATCGCCTTCCGGACCTCCGGTGACGCGGTGCTCGCACGGGCCACAGGCACGGAGGTGGCTTTCGAGGTCGATCACATCGACGACGTCACGCGCCTGGGCTGGAGCGTCATGGCCGTGGGCGAGGCAGAAGGCGTCACCGATGCCAAGGAGCTCGCCCGGCTCGATGCCGTCGCGTACTCCCTGCCCTGGGCCGGCGGTCCGCGGACCCACTGGATGAAGGTCACTGCGACCCGGATCACCGGACGCCGTGTGATCCGGCAGTGA